TAACCGGGCATATGTCGCTGAAAAACCTCGAAATTTACACACGTCAGGCGGACCAGCGACAAAGGGCGAACGCCGCCATCGCGAAGCTGGAAAATTACCGACGGAAAACGTAGGAAAATTGGGCAGGTAACCCGTTGGAAACATTCGTTTATTGCAGATTGAAACAAAAGTTGACTTGGGCTTCCTTTGCGTGCTGTGGCACACCACTCTCGGAATTGCCGATGGTGCCGTGCGCACTCCGGAAGAAGCGTCGCCCACAGGATCAGTGATGTCTTAACCTTTCCCCGCTCAAGTACGGCGCTTTCGGCATTCGGGTTTCACTCAACCCCTTCCCGTCCACACCAAGGTCCGACCAGGAACATCACCATGGCCCATCGTCCGCTCGCCTGCGTGATCCTCGCCGCCGGCAAGGGCACGCGCATGAAATCCGATCTGCCCAAGGTTCTGCACCGGGTGGCCGGCCGGCCGATGGTCGGGCATGTGCTGGCCGCAGTGAAGACACTCGACCCCGATCATGTCGTGGTGGTGGTCGGCCCCGGCATGGACAGCGTCGCCGCCGCCGTCGCCCCCTACCCCACCGCGGTCCAGCATGAGCAGCGCGGCACCGCCGACGCCGTGCGCGCCGCCTTCGGCCTGCTGGAGGGCTTCACCGGCGACGTCATCGTGCTGTACGGCGACACGCCGCTGGTCACGCCCGACACGCTGCGCGCCCTGGTGCAGGCGCGCCGGCAGGCGGCCGACCCGGCGGTGGTGGTGCTGGGCATGCGGCCCGACGATCCCGGCGCCTATGGCCGCCTGATCCTGAACGCCCGCGGCGGGCTGGAGAAGATCGTCGAGTATCTCGACGCCAGCGAACAGGAGCGCGCGGTCGGCCTGTGCAACGCCGGCCTGATGGCGTTCGACGGGGCCCGCATGGTCGACCTGATCGGCAGCGTCGGCAACGACAACGCCAAGTCCGAATATTACCTGACCGACGTCGTCCAGATCGCGCGCCGCGCCGGCATGGCCTGCGCCGTGGTGGAGGCCGCCCCGGCCGAGGTGGTCGGCGTCAACTCCCGCGCCGAGCTGGCGGAGGTGGAAAAGCTGCTGCAGCGCCGCCTGCGCAAGGCGGCGATGGACAATGGCGCCACCCTGATCGACCCCGACAGCACCTTCCTCAGCGTCGATACCAGGCTCGGCCGCGACGTTGTCGTCGGCCCAGGCTGCTTCTTCGGTGCCGGGGTGACGGTCGGCGACCGGGTGGAGATCAAGCCCTACTGCCATCTCGAAGGCGTGCGCATCGACAGCGGCGCCGTCATCGGCCCCTTCGCCCGGCTGCGTCCAGGGGCGGAGATCGGCCCGGATGCCCATATCGGCAACTTCGTCGAGGTGAAGAACGCGGTGATCGAGGCCGGCGCCAAGGCCAACCATCTGACCTACATCGGCGACGCCCGCGTCGGCGCCAAGGCCAACATCGGCGCCGGAACCATCACCTGCAATTACGACGGCTTCGGAAAGTTCCGCACGGAGATCGGCGCCGGGGCCTTCATCGGCTCGAACAGCGCGCTGGTCGCCCCGGTGGTCATCGGCGACGGCGCCATCGTCGGTGCCGGCAGCGTTGTGACGATGGCTGTGGAGGCCGACGCCCTGGTGGTTGCCCGCGGCAGCCAGAAGGCGTACGCAGGCTGGGCGCAGCGTTTCCGCGAACGGAAGCAAAACGAGAAAGCGAAAAAGGCGTAAGGTCGGTTCGGGTCTTCTCTCCGGTCGGTATCTTTTCAGGAGCATCAGGTCCATGTGCGGCATCATCGGCATCAACGGCATCCACGACGCGTCCCCCCGGCTGGTGGAAGGCCTGCGCCGGCTCGAATACCGCGGCTATGACAGCGCGGGTGTCGCCACCCTGGTGAACGGCCATATCGAGCGCCGCCGCGCCGAGGGCAAGCTGCTCAACCTGGACATGAAGCTGCGCGACCAGCCGCTGTCCGGCACCGTCGGCATCGGCCACACCCGCTGGGCCACCCATGGCGGCCCGACCGAGAACAACGCCCACCCGCACGCGACCAAGCGCGTCGCCGTCGTCCACAACGGCATCATCGAGAATTACCAGGAGCTGAAGGACGAGCTGACCGGCCACGGCTATGTCTTCGAAAGCGCCACCGACACCGAGGTGATCGTCCACCTCGTCACCTATTACCTGGACCAGCAGGGCATGACGCCGGTCCAGGCGTCGGCCGCCGCCTTCAAGCGCTTCACCGGCGCCTTCGCCCTGGTGCTGATCTTCGCCGGCGAGCATGAGCTGATGATCGGCGCCCGCCACGGCACGCCGCTGGCCGTCGGCTATGGCGATGGCGAGATGTATCTGGCCTCCGACGCCTTCGCGCTGGCGCCGCTGACCAACCGCATCTGTTATCTGGAGGACGGCGACTGGGTCGAGGTCAGCCGCACCGCCGCCATCGTCCATGACGCCAGCGATGCGGTGGTGGAGCGTCCGGTGAAGACCACGGCGGTGTCCGGCGCCCTGATCGGCAAGGACGGCTACCGCCATTACATGCTCAAGGAAATCTACGAGCAGCCCCAGGTCATCGGCGACACGCTGAACGCCTACATCAACCCGGAAACCGGCAGTTTTACCCTGCCGGACTTCCCCTTCGATCTGGCTGGCGCCAGCAAGCTGACCATCGTCGCCTGCGGCACCGCCTATTACGCCGGCTTCGTCGCCAAATACTGGTTCGAGACGCTGGCCCGCATCCCTGTCGAGGTCGACATCGCCTCGGAGTTCCGGTATCGCGAGGCCCCGCTGCCGCCGGGCGGCATCGCGCTGTTCATCTCGCAGTCGGGCGAGACGCTGGATACGCTGGAGGCACTGCGCTACTGCAAGCGCCAGGGCCAGAAGATCCTGTCGATCGTCAACGCGCCGGAAAGCACCATTGCGCGGGAATCCGACGCGGTGCTCTACACCATGGCGGGTCCGGAGATCGGCGTCGCCTCGACCAAGGCCTTCACCACCCAGCTGACCACGCTGGCCTGCCTTGCCGTCACCGTCGGCCGCGCCCGCGGCGCCATCGACCAGGAGCGGATGCAGCAGATCGCCCACGCGCTGCGCGAGGTGCCGGCCCGCGCCGCCGACGTTCTGGCCCATGACGAGCGGCTGAAGGAGCTGGCGCAGGAGGTTTCGGAGGCCCGCGACGTGCTGTATCTCGGCCGCGGCGCCATGTATCCGCTGGCGCTGGAAGGGGCGTTGAAGCTGAAGGAGATCAGCTACATCCACGCGGAAGGTTACGCCGCCGGCGAACTGAAGCACGGCCCCATCGCCCTGATCGACGACAATGTCCCGGTGATCGTCCTGGTGCCGTCCGATGCCCTGTTCGAGAAGGTGGTGTCGAACGTGCAGGAGGTCTGCGCCCGCTCCGGCAAGGTGCTGCTGCTGGCCGACAGGAAGGGCATCGACAAGTTGAAGGACAAGGTCCGCTGGTCGGTGGAGCTCCCGGCCTGCGACCCGCTCGTCGCACCGCTGCTGTACGCCATTCCGGTGCAGCTTCTTGCCTATCACACGGCAGTGCTGAAGGGGACGGACGTCGATCAGCCGCGGAACTTGGCAAAGTCAGTGACTGTCGAGTGAAATAAAAATCACTGAATATCGTATTGCTTGCGAATAATAGAGTCTCATACTGAAGAACAAACCATCACACTTGAGAACAAAGTGTCATCCTGAATGACCTTGCACCGTCTGGGGATCGGCGCGCCATCGAAAGAGGCAGCCGTACCCCGGAGGTGCCATGGCTCGCCGCCATTACGCGTTCGACGAGGACAGGATCGCCCTCTTCCACAAGGAAGGGCGCGGCACGGGGCGAGACGACAATTACAAGCATTGGCTGACCGTGCAGGTTGTGCCGTCATCCCAACCACTTCGTCCGCTGGGCGGCCAAGGGCGTGTGGGAGGGCCTCCTCGATGCGTTGCAGCGGCGGGTGGACCGCGCCGGCCCAGGTGATGATCGACTCCACGGCGGTCCGCGCCCAGAGTTCGGCAAGCGGCGGCAAAGGGAGGACATTGAGGATGATCTGGATGAACATCCTCAGGGCATCTCCCCTTGATACATGTCGTTGCGAATAATTCGCAATCTAACTACAGTTACGCCGTCATGCACCGGTCATGGCGCGGCCACGCCGCACTGCTTGTGGAGGATTGGGGCTAGGCCATGCCCGAACAGCATCGCATGAATGCACCGCTTGCCTGTGCGGTGGCGCATGGTTGACACCGCCAAGCCGACCCTGGATGCCGTTTTCATGGGGCACCGGGGAGCGCTCGTGCGCCTGCTGGTCCGCATGGTCGGCAGCGCGGCCACTGCGGAGGATCTGGCGCATGAGGCCTATCTCAAGGTTAGGGCGGCGGAACGCGAGCGGCCGGTCGAGCATCCCATTCCCTTCCTGTTCCAGACCGCGCGCAACTTGGCCTTCGACCATCTGCGGCGGGAGCGCCGGCACGCAGCGGTGGTGGTGCAGGACGTCACCGACGAGGGAATGGCGGAGGTCGCCGCTCCCTCGCCCTCTCCGGAAATCGAGGCCGGCGACCGCCAGCGCCTGGCCCGCATGGAAACCGCACTGGCGGCCTTGAGCGAGCGGCAGCGCAGCATCCTGCTGCTGAACCGGATGGAGGGGCTGTCCCATGCGGAGATCGCCGAACGGCTCGACGTATCGGTCAGCACGGTGCAGAAGGATCTGAAGACCGCCCTGCTGGCCTGCCTGGAGATGTTCGCCCGGCTCGACCGCGAAGGATTACGGATTTCTCCTCGCCCGAACGTCTTATTAGGTGAAAGACCGTGACGGCACCACACGCGGGTTCCATGCCTGACGACACAGATTCCTCCCTGCCGCTGGAGCAGGCGCTCGACTGGTTCATCCGCCTGCAGGCAGATGACGCGGACGAAGTGTGTCGCCAAGCCTGCTCCGACTGGTGCGCCGCCGATCCCCGCAATGCCCGTGCCTGGGATCTGACGCAGGGCATGTGGGCCTCTCCCCTCCTCACCGAGGCGCTGGCGTCGATCGCACCGCCGGATGTCATGCCCAGTGCCGGCCCGGCTTCCGGACCGCCGGCCGACGCGGCCATGCCCGCCCCGGTGCCGCAGCCCCGGCGGTCCCGATCGGGCAATCGATCGTGGTCCCGCCAGCCGGCGCGGCGCCGGACGATGGGCCGACTGGCGAAACGGGCGGCGGCGTGGGGGGCGGTCGCGCTGTTTGCGGTCGTGCTGGGATGGGCCGCCGACCTACCCTTGCGCCTGCAAGCCGACCACCGCACCGCCACCGGCATGCAGGAGCGCGTGGTGCTGGCCGATGGCTCGCGGGTGCTGATGGACACCGGCACGGCGCTCGCCGCTGATGTCGATGAGACCGAGCGGTCCACCCGGTTGCTGCGTGGCGCCGCATTCTTCGAGGTGACGCCCGATCCCACCCGCCCCTTCCGGATCACGGCCGGCCCCGCCGTCGTCACCGTGGTCGGCACCGCCTTCGCAGTCCGCTATCTGGATGACCGGGTGACGGTGACGGTGCGCCACGGCACGGTCGATGTCGCACGGCCCGGCAGCCCCGCCGTACGCCTGCGCGCCGGAGAGGAGGTGGCGGTCACCGCGACGGCCATCGGCGCCGGGCACCCCGCCGATCTGGCCGCCGCACTC
Above is a genomic segment from Azospirillum humicireducens containing:
- a CDS encoding FecR family protein, with the translated sequence MPDDTDSSLPLEQALDWFIRLQADDADEVCRQACSDWCAADPRNARAWDLTQGMWASPLLTEALASIAPPDVMPSAGPASGPPADAAMPAPVPQPRRSRSGNRSWSRQPARRRTMGRLAKRAAAWGAVALFAVVLGWAADLPLRLQADHRTATGMQERVVLADGSRVLMDTGTALAADVDETERSTRLLRGAAFFEVTPDPTRPFRITAGPAVVTVVGTAFAVRYLDDRVTVTVRHGTVDVARPGSPAVRLRAGEEVAVTATAIGAGHPADLAAALGWVDGRLVFEDRPLGEVLGELDRYHPGLIVVPDSLASRRITGNYRLDDPVRTAASLAELVRAEMLRVSDALLILRPRS
- the glmU gene encoding bifunctional UDP-N-acetylglucosamine diphosphorylase/glucosamine-1-phosphate N-acetyltransferase GlmU, whose protein sequence is MAHRPLACVILAAGKGTRMKSDLPKVLHRVAGRPMVGHVLAAVKTLDPDHVVVVVGPGMDSVAAAVAPYPTAVQHEQRGTADAVRAAFGLLEGFTGDVIVLYGDTPLVTPDTLRALVQARRQAADPAVVVLGMRPDDPGAYGRLILNARGGLEKIVEYLDASEQERAVGLCNAGLMAFDGARMVDLIGSVGNDNAKSEYYLTDVVQIARRAGMACAVVEAAPAEVVGVNSRAELAEVEKLLQRRLRKAAMDNGATLIDPDSTFLSVDTRLGRDVVVGPGCFFGAGVTVGDRVEIKPYCHLEGVRIDSGAVIGPFARLRPGAEIGPDAHIGNFVEVKNAVIEAGAKANHLTYIGDARVGAKANIGAGTITCNYDGFGKFRTEIGAGAFIGSNSALVAPVVIGDGAIVGAGSVVTMAVEADALVVARGSQKAYAGWAQRFRERKQNEKAKKA
- a CDS encoding RNA polymerase sigma factor, with product MVDTAKPTLDAVFMGHRGALVRLLVRMVGSAATAEDLAHEAYLKVRAAERERPVEHPIPFLFQTARNLAFDHLRRERRHAAVVVQDVTDEGMAEVAAPSPSPEIEAGDRQRLARMETALAALSERQRSILLLNRMEGLSHAEIAERLDVSVSTVQKDLKTALLACLEMFARLDREGLRISPRPNVLLGERP
- the glmS gene encoding glutamine--fructose-6-phosphate transaminase (isomerizing); this translates as MCGIIGINGIHDASPRLVEGLRRLEYRGYDSAGVATLVNGHIERRRAEGKLLNLDMKLRDQPLSGTVGIGHTRWATHGGPTENNAHPHATKRVAVVHNGIIENYQELKDELTGHGYVFESATDTEVIVHLVTYYLDQQGMTPVQASAAAFKRFTGAFALVLIFAGEHELMIGARHGTPLAVGYGDGEMYLASDAFALAPLTNRICYLEDGDWVEVSRTAAIVHDASDAVVERPVKTTAVSGALIGKDGYRHYMLKEIYEQPQVIGDTLNAYINPETGSFTLPDFPFDLAGASKLTIVACGTAYYAGFVAKYWFETLARIPVEVDIASEFRYREAPLPPGGIALFISQSGETLDTLEALRYCKRQGQKILSIVNAPESTIARESDAVLYTMAGPEIGVASTKAFTTQLTTLACLAVTVGRARGAIDQERMQQIAHALREVPARAADVLAHDERLKELAQEVSEARDVLYLGRGAMYPLALEGALKLKEISYIHAEGYAAGELKHGPIALIDDNVPVIVLVPSDALFEKVVSNVQEVCARSGKVLLLADRKGIDKLKDKVRWSVELPACDPLVAPLLYAIPVQLLAYHTAVLKGTDVDQPRNLAKSVTVE